GCGGAATTGCTGGCTCAAAAGAGCCCGATTGCAGTCCAGATTGCCAAAAGCGGTTTTTATGCTTCGGAAGACATGGCCTATGAGCAGCAGTTCGCCTATATGAATGAAGTCTTTGCACGTTTGTGCACCAGCGAGGATGCCAAGGAAGGCCCCCGGGCGTTTGCCGAAAAAAGAAAACCAATATACCAAGCCCGGTCAATGGAGTATTTTTCAATCTACGCTGCTGTTTTAGGATACCCTTTAGGGGAAAGGAGAAGGAATAATGAAACCCTATCGTTCCACGTTATTCGTTCCTGGCAACCGGCCAGCCTGGATGGAAAAGGCGATAAATTATGGGGCGGATTGCCTGATTTTAGATCTCGAGGATTCGGTCCCGGATCAAGAAAAGGTAGCTGCCCGCCCCTTGGTAAAGGCCGGGATTAAGGCTCTTAAGGCCAAGGGGCAAGCCGTTAACGTACGGATTAATGGTTTTGCCACGGGATTGACCTTTGACGACCTCGAGGGAGTTTTATGCCCCGAGCTCGATGGGGTTACGCTGCCAAAAGTGGAGACGGTGGCCGACATGAAAGAAATAGATGCTTTGTTGACCCATCTGGAAAAGCGCATGGGGATACCCGTCGGAGCGATTGAAACTCCCTTAGGATGCGAGACGGCTAAGGGGATGCGCAATATATATGAGATTGCCACCTCCTGTCCGCGAGTGAAGCGAGTTACATTGGCGGCAGGCCCCGGAGGAGACGCTGCCCGGGCCATTGGCTATATTTGGTCTAAGGAGGGTATGGAGACTCTCTTTCTTCGTTCCAAAGCAGTGCTGGATTGCCGGGCTGCAGGTATCCAGTATCCTACGATTAGCTCCTGGTGGAACATAAAGGATTTGGAGGGATTGGAGCGGGATGCCAATTGGAACCGGCGGCTTGGGTTTCGGGGGGAGACGGTCATGCATCCTTCACACGTTCCGATTGTTAATAAAGTGTTTACTCCGTCTGCGGAAGAGATTGCCTTTTATCAGGGCCTGATTCAGGCAATGGAGGAAGCGGAGAAAAAGGGGATTGCAGCGGTGACTTATAAGGGAGACATGGTAGATGAAGCCATGGTGAAAACGGCCCGGGAGATGCTCGAATTTGCCAAGTCTATTGGTCTCGAGACCTGATCAACCTTCATTAAGTTCTTTCAAGACTTAAAGGATCTCCCTAAAAAAAGCCGAAAACCTGGAGCCAGAGGCCGGAATGGGCCAAATTGGAAGAG
This sequence is a window from Deltaproteobacteria bacterium. Protein-coding genes within it:
- a CDS encoding CoA ester lyase, coding for MKPYRSTLFVPGNRPAWMEKAINYGADCLILDLEDSVPDQEKVAARPLVKAGIKALKAKGQAVNVRINGFATGLTFDDLEGVLCPELDGVTLPKVETVADMKEIDALLTHLEKRMGIPVGAIETPLGCETAKGMRNIYEIATSCPRVKRVTLAAGPGGDAARAIGYIWSKEGMETLFLRSKAVLDCRAAGIQYPTISSWWNIKDLEGLERDANWNRRLGFRGETVMHPSHVPIVNKVFTPSAEEIAFYQGLIQAMEEAEKKGIAAVTYKGDMVDEAMVKTAREMLEFAKSIGLET